The Dietzia sp. ANT_WB102 region CGGGCAGTCCCGGCGGCTAGGGAAGTCCGGTCGCCCGCGGCGGGCCCGGTTGCCGCGGGATGGCCCGGCGCTCCCACCAGCGGCAGGTCGGCGGTGCGGCACGGCCCGGCGGGGATCCCGGTGCGCCTCACGACGAGGTCGACCGCCTGCTCGGCCATGAGCCGGTACTCGGTGAGCTTGCCGCCGGTGATCGTGACGAGCCCGTTATCCGAGGTGAGTAGGGCATGGTCCCGAGAGAGGTCCGCGGTGTTTCCGTCACCGGAATCGACGAGCGGCCGCAGCCCCGCGAACGTGCCCAGCACGTCGTCGCGGGTCAGCCGGGTCTCGAGCGCACGATTGACCACATCGAGCAGGAAGTCGATCTCCTCCTCGGTCGCCTCCGGTACGTCCGGCACCGGGCCCGGCGCGTCGACGTCGGTGAGGCCCACGTGAAGGCGCCCGAATTCAGCCGGGATGGCAAAGCAGAAGCGGTTGGTCTCACCCGGTACGGGCACGGTGAGCGCGCCGACGGGATAGCCCAGCGCGGCCGCACTGATCACCAGGTGGGTGCCTCGCGACGGACGGACACTCACACCCGGAGTGGTCTCGCCGGCCCACACTCCGGTCGCCGACACGACGGCTCGCGCGGAGAGGGTGAACTCGTCGTCGTCACCCCCGGGCCACTCGTCACGCACAGTGACCTGCGTGCCACTCGCCTCGAGGACGCGCGCCCGGGTGATCACCCGGGCGCCGTGACCGGCCGCGGTGCGCGCGACGGCGGTGACCAGGCGGGCGTCGTCGACGAGTTGGCAGTCCCAGTTGAGGTGACCGAAGCGCAGACCCTCGCGGCGTACGCCGGGCACGTACTCGGCGACGCGACGGGCGCCCAGGACGCGCGCCCCGCGCAGCCGGTCTGCGCTGGTCCCCGCGAGACGCGACAGCAGGGTTCCCGCCACGAACCCCAGGCCTGGGAGGACGGCGGAGAGCGGCGTGGTGTCGCGGAACACCGGCACGACCTGGGCGAGGGGGCGCACGAGGTGCGGGGCGGTGCGCTCGAGCAGGATTCCGCGTTCGACGGCTGAGCGGCGGGCGATCCCGACGTTTCCGGTGGCGAGGTAGCGCAGCCCGCCGTGCGCGAGTTTTGACGACCAGCGGCTGGTGCCGAACGCCAGGTCGTGGGCCTCCAGCAACACGGTCTCGAGACCGCGGGAGGCGGCGTCGAGCGCGATTCCCGCGCCGGTGATGCCGCCCCCGATGACGATGAGGTCGACCGGGGTGTCGCGCTCGCGCAGGGCGGCGAGTTCGTGCGAGCGGCGGGCGGCGGATAGCGCTGTGGTGTGGCTGGTCATGGTAGGAGGTACCCCCTGATGAGTCGGTGGAGTTCGGCCCGCCAGGTGTCCGGGTCGAGTGGCGGGTCGGCGAGTGGCGCGGACAGGACCGCGCCCTGGACGGCGATGTAGAGCATGGACGCGGTGGCGTCGACATCGCGGCCGGCGAGTCGTGGGTCCGCGGCGATGGTGTGCGCGAGGAGGGAGTGCAGGGCGTCGATGAGTCGGCGCTGCGACGTACCGAGGCGGTGGAGGAGGTACTCGGTGAGCAGGTGTGACTCGTGGAGGCGTAGTGCGTGGAGCAACGGGTCGGTGCGGACCTCGTCGGCCAGGGTGCACAACAGGTGGGCGAGTCCGTCGGCGTCCAGGGGTGCGGTTCCGGGCAGGCCGGGGTCAACGCGCGCGATGACCCCGGTGAGCTCACGGGTGAGCAGGTCGACGAGCAGCGTGTTGATGTCCGGCCAGTGGCGGTAGAGCGTTGTGCGGCCGACTCCGGATCTGCGAGAGACCTCGACCATGGTTGTGCGGGTGGCGCCGACTTCGAGGATCAGGTCGCGGGCGGCGGTGAGTGCCCGATCGCGGGTATCACGGGCGCGGCCGGGGAGGGGGGTCGGGCGCGGTGGGGAGGACGAGGCGGTCGTGGACACAGGACCTCCTCCTTTATCGGGCCAGTCTGGATCGGGCAAGCGCCATTCCGCTGGCAAACGGAACAGATTCTGTTCTACTGTTCCAGTATGAGCGATCTTCACCCAGCTGACAATCCCGGTTCCGCCGGGTCCGACCTGCCGCTGCCCCCGATGGCACTGTCCCGTTGGGGCACGGACGCCGAGGCAAAAGAGCTGAACGACGACATTCGCGGCCTGCTGCGTGACGTCCTTGGGGTTACCGCGGAGAGTGGGGCGCACTTCGACCCGGCCGCCGTGTCCGCCTCGCCGTCGCGACTTGCGGGGAGCGATCTCGCCGCGCTCGCTGACATCGTGGGGGCTGGCAATGTCTCCATCGATGACGCCCAGCGGCTACCGCGAGCCCGGGGAAAGTCGACGCCGGACCTGTTGTCCTGGAGGTTGCGACCGGCCGTGGACTGTCCCGACGCGGTGGTTGCACCGGGGAACGACGACGAGGTTGCCGCCCTCCTGGAGTGGTGCGGACGCGAGGGGGTCGCGGTGGTCCCCTTTGGCGGTGGCACCTCCGTCGTGGGTGGGCTGATGCCGGATAGCGGTGGGCTCAGGGCCGTGCTCTCTCTCGACCTGGTGCGGTTCGACCAGCTCGAATCGATCGATCCGGAATCGGGCGAGGCTGTTCTCGGGGCGGGTCTGACCGGGCCGCGCGCGGAGGAACTGCTGGCCGAGCACGGGTTCTCTCTCGGGCACTTCCCGCAGTCCTTCCCGTACGCCACGATCGGCGGGTACGCCATGACCCGGTCGTCGGGACAGAGTTCGGCCGGGTACGGACGGTTTGACGAGATGGTGCGCGGACTGACGGTGGTCACGCCGGTCGGTGTGATCGACGCCGGACGCGCCCCGGCGTCGGCGGCCGGACCGGATTTGCGCCAGTGGCTCCTGGGATCCGAGGGGGCGTTCGGTGTGTGTACCAGGGTGCGGGTGCGGGTGCATCCCGTTCCGGAGACCGTCCGCCACGAGGCGTTCCGGTTTCCCGACTTCGCCGCGGGTGCGGCGGCATTGCGGGCGGTCGAACAGCAGGGCGCGGGCCCCACGGTCATCCGGTTGTCGGACGAGTCGGAGACGGCGATCAATCTCGCCACCGCGACGGAGGAGATCGGTAAGACGTCGGACGACGCCGGGTCCGGCGGCTGTCTGTGTCTGTGTCTGTTCGAGGGTACGGCCGACCACGCGGAATCACGTCACGCGGAGACTCGCGCGGTGCTCTTGGCGCACGGCGCCACGTCACTGGGTGCGGGGCCGGCCGAGTCGTGGGAGCACGGCCGCTTCGGCGCCCCGGTTCTGCGCGATTCGCTGCTGGACAACGGCGCACTGGTCGAGACGCTGGAGACGGCCACCGACTGGTCCAACATTCCCGCGCTGCGCGACGCCGTGTCGCAGGCGCTGACCACCTCGCTCGAGGAGAGCGGTACCCCGGCGTTGGTCATGTGCCACATCAGTCACGTCTACCCGACTGGCGCCTCGCTGTACTTTACGGTGGTGGCCGGGCAACGCGGCGAGGACCCGATCGAGCAGTGGTACACCGCCAAACGGGCGGCGTCCGAGGCGATCGTCGCCGCCGGCGGGACCATCACGCACCACCACGCGGTGGGCGTGGATCATCGTCCGTACCTCGCCGACGAGGTCGGCGAGGTGGGTGTGCGGATGCTCCGCGCTGTCAAGAACGCGGTCGACCCGCACGGCGTGTGTAACCCGGGGACGCTGATCCCATGAGCGCGCAGCTCTCGGAGCGTCGGGTGAACGTGGTCGCGATACTGGTCAATCCCGCCGCCGGCGGGGGTCGCGGCGAGCGGATCGCCGCCCGGGCGGTGGACCGGCTCCGAGCACGCGGGCTCGAGGTCCGCCTCCTCTGCGGGGACAGTGCCGAGCAGTCGCTCGAGTTGGCCCGCGAAGCGGTCGCCAGTGGGGTGGACGCACTGGCGGTGTGCGGCGGCGACGGCATGATCTCGCTCGCGGTGCAGGCCCAGGTTTCCTCAGGGGTGCCCATTGGCATCATTCCTGCGGGTACAGGCAATGACCTGGCTCGTGAGTACGGCATCCCCCTGAACCGTCCGGAGGTGGCCGCCGACATCATTGCCGATGGGCTCGTCGAACGTGTGGATCTGGGCCGGGTGACCCCGGACGGCGGCGAGGCGCAGGTGTTCGCGTCGATCCTGTGTGCGGGACTGGATTCGGCGGTCAACCGTCGGGTCAACGAGATGACGATTCTGGGCGGATCGCTCCGCTACGTGCTGGCGGCGGCGTGGGAACTGCCCACCTACCGGCCCCGCCGGTTCCGAATGGTCTTCGACGGCGGTGAGACGCCCGCGGACATCGTCGAGACCGACGTGATGCTCAGTGCATTCGCTATTACCCGCAGCTACGGCGGAAACATGAAGATCGCGCCGGACGCGGACCGCTCCGACGGGCTGTTCGACGTGGTGTACCTCGAGAAGATCTCTGCAGCGCGACTGGCGTTGCACTTCCCCAGGATCTACTCGGGCACGCATATCGGGATGCGGGGGTTGAAGACCCGGCGTTGTCGGACGGTGCGACTGGAGGCGGCGGACGTCGAGGCGTTCGCCGACGGCGACGCCGTGGCGCCCCTGCCGGTAACCGTCGAGGTATTGCCGGGGGCGGGCCTGTTCTTGGTCCCCGGCGAGTCACATCAGTCACATCGGTAACGGTAATACTCGCTGGTCACAGGCTTGGCCCTGCGGTGCGCCCACCTCGTCACCTCATGGGCCAATCGGTTCGCGTCGATCCCGCCGAGGGGGCATGATCACCATCATGCGCAACAGGCTCACCACGTCACTCGCGACCATCGCCGTCACCTCCGTCACCCTTCTGGGTGGGGCCGGGGTGGCGGCGGCACAGCCACTGCCGTCGTTCATTCCGCAGCACCTGATCCCCGCCCATCTGGTCCCCCAGGTGGACGGACTGGTCTCCCAGGTGCGCGCAGCATTGCCCCCGGAGGTGTGGGCGGGGGTCGGGTCGAGCGAGATGGCCTACCAGGACGTAGCCGGCCGGGCTGTCGCCGGCGGGTTGCGCGAGGGCATCATCCGCGAGATTGACTCCTATCGCATCGCCAACGGCCGTGGCGCTCTGGCCCCGAACCCGGAACTCGACCGCGAGGCCCAGGCGTGGGCCGACCGCCTGGCCGCCCGCGATGAGGTGGTCCACAACACAGCGCTGCTCGGCCGCGGCTACGGGGAGAACATCGTCGCCGCCGGGATCCACTGTGGCGCAGTGTGCCTGGTTGACCTGTGGAAGAACTCGCCCGGGCACAACGAGAATCTCCTCGATCCGGGGTACCGCTCTGCCGGGATGGGCATCGCCCACTCCGGCAACGGAAAAGTTTTCGTGGTACACAATTTCGCGTACTAAAAACACGAACTCTGACTGAGTCACACGGTCCGGCAGCGGCGCTCCCATCGCGCCGAGACGACGGGGAGGAACATGTCCGAACGGATACTGCGAGCGCTGAGGCTCAAGACCGACCCCGGGGTGTTCTTCACGACTGTCGGGGTCATCCTCGCCTTCGTCGTCGTCACCTTCTTCGCCGGCGACTGGGTGGGCAAGGTCTTCGGGGCCGCGTCGGGCTGGATCATGACCGACCTCGGCTGGTTCTACATCTTCGGTGTCACCGCGTTCCTCGGCTTCCTCATCTGGATCGCGCTGAGCCGGTTCGGCCACGTCCGCTTGGGTGGCGACGGAGAGATGCCGGAGCACTCCACCCTGAGCTGGTTCGGGATGCTGTTCGCCGCCGGTATCGGCACTATCCTCATGTTCTGGGGTGTTGCCGAACCCATCTCTCACTTCGCCACCCCGCCCCGCGGGAACGTCGAACCGGGTACCACGGATGCGGCTAATGAAGCCATAGCGTTCACGCTCTACCACTTCGGTCTGCACACGTGGACGATCTTTGCCTTGCCGGCCCTCGCGTTCGCCTACTTCATCTACAAGCGGAAGATGCCGCCCCGGGTCAGCTCGATCTTCGCGCCCCTGCTGGGCGACAAGGTCTTCGGCCCTATCGGCAAGACGATCGACATCGTGGCGCTGGTCGGCACCGTGTTCGGTGTGGCGACGTCGGTCGGGCTCGGGACGCTGCAGATCAACGCAGGCCTGAACGAGCTGTTCGGAATCGCCATCTCGCCGGTGGTGCAGGTTCTCGTCATCGCGGTCGTCACCACCATCGCTTGCATCTCTGTGGCGCTGGGCCTGGAAAAGGGCATCAAGCGGCTGTCGAACTTCAACATCGTGGTCGCGATCGCCCTGCTGATCTTCGTCGTGGTGACCGGGCCGACCCTGTTCCTGCTCAAGGGCACGGTCGAGTCGCTCGGCATCTACCTGGCGACCCTGCCGGAGTTGGCCCTGTGGAACAACGTGTTCCCGGCCAGCGATGACCTCGCCTCGTGGCAGAACACGTGGACCGTCTTCTACTGGGCGTGGACCATCACGTGGTCACCGTTCGTGGGAATCTTCATCGCCCGCATCAGCCGTGGCCGCACGATCCGTCAGTTCGTCTTTGGCGTCCTCGGACTGCCGGTGGCGTTCTCGGTGCTGTGGTTCGGGGTCTTCGGGATGGCCTCGTTCCACATCGAACTGTTCGGCTCCGGCGGTCTGGCCAACGCGGTGGTTGAGGACGGCGATATTCCGGGCGCACTGTTCGCGTTCCTCTCGAACTACCCGTTGGCGACCCTTGTCTCCGGCATTGCGGTCCTCCTCGTCGTCATCTTCTTCACCACGTCCGTCGACTCGGCGTCGATGGTCGTCGACATGATGGCCTCCGGAACGGATGACGAGGTTCAGGCCTCGCCGACCCATCAGCGCGTCATCTGGGGCGTACTCATG contains the following coding sequences:
- a CDS encoding TetR/AcrR family transcriptional regulator — protein: MSTTASSSPPRPTPLPGRARDTRDRALTAARDLILEVGATRTTMVEVSRRSGVGRTTLYRHWPDINTLLVDLLTRELTGVIARVDPGLPGTAPLDADGLAHLLCTLADEVRTDPLLHALRLHESHLLTEYLLHRLGTSQRRLIDALHSLLAHTIAADPRLAGRDVDATASMLYIAVQGAVLSAPLADPPLDPDTWRAELHRLIRGYLLP
- a CDS encoding BCCT family transporter; translation: MSERILRALRLKTDPGVFFTTVGVILAFVVVTFFAGDWVGKVFGAASGWIMTDLGWFYIFGVTAFLGFLIWIALSRFGHVRLGGDGEMPEHSTLSWFGMLFAAGIGTILMFWGVAEPISHFATPPRGNVEPGTTDAANEAIAFTLYHFGLHTWTIFALPALAFAYFIYKRKMPPRVSSIFAPLLGDKVFGPIGKTIDIVALVGTVFGVATSVGLGTLQINAGLNELFGIAISPVVQVLVIAVVTTIACISVALGLEKGIKRLSNFNIVVAIALLIFVVVTGPTLFLLKGTVESLGIYLATLPELALWNNVFPASDDLASWQNTWTVFYWAWTITWSPFVGIFIARISRGRTIRQFVFGVLGLPVAFSVLWFGVFGMASFHIELFGSGGLANAVVEDGDIPGALFAFLSNYPLATLVSGIAVLLVVIFFTTSVDSASMVVDMMASGTDDEVQASPTHQRVIWGVLMGAVAATLLAGTGEGGLTALQEVITVIGLPFFIMGFVMMYSLVRGLSNDMGERPPTVTRQWQRTYSPEALEKHEEAPSPEPVHPLYRIPEEGERDAGGSATAGCDETVCDMQADEGGEATGDENAVGDKEASTGTP
- a CDS encoding diacylglycerol kinase; protein product: MSAQLSERRVNVVAILVNPAAGGGRGERIAARAVDRLRARGLEVRLLCGDSAEQSLELAREAVASGVDALAVCGGDGMISLAVQAQVSSGVPIGIIPAGTGNDLAREYGIPLNRPEVAADIIADGLVERVDLGRVTPDGGEAQVFASILCAGLDSAVNRRVNEMTILGGSLRYVLAAAWELPTYRPRRFRMVFDGGETPADIVETDVMLSAFAITRSYGGNMKIAPDADRSDGLFDVVYLEKISAARLALHFPRIYSGTHIGMRGLKTRRCRTVRLEAADVEAFADGDAVAPLPVTVEVLPGAGLFLVPGESHQSHR
- a CDS encoding CAP domain-containing protein, coding for MITIMRNRLTTSLATIAVTSVTLLGGAGVAAAQPLPSFIPQHLIPAHLVPQVDGLVSQVRAALPPEVWAGVGSSEMAYQDVAGRAVAGGLREGIIREIDSYRIANGRGALAPNPELDREAQAWADRLAARDEVVHNTALLGRGYGENIVAAGIHCGAVCLVDLWKNSPGHNENLLDPGYRSAGMGIAHSGNGKVFVVHNFAY
- a CDS encoding glycerol-3-phosphate dehydrogenase/oxidase codes for the protein MTSHTTALSAARRSHELAALRERDTPVDLIVIGGGITGAGIALDAASRGLETVLLEAHDLAFGTSRWSSKLAHGGLRYLATGNVGIARRSAVERGILLERTAPHLVRPLAQVVPVFRDTTPLSAVLPGLGFVAGTLLSRLAGTSADRLRGARVLGARRVAEYVPGVRREGLRFGHLNWDCQLVDDARLVTAVARTAAGHGARVITRARVLEASGTQVTVRDEWPGGDDDEFTLSARAVVSATGVWAGETTPGVSVRPSRGTHLVISAAALGYPVGALTVPVPGETNRFCFAIPAEFGRLHVGLTDVDAPGPVPDVPEATEEEIDFLLDVVNRALETRLTRDDVLGTFAGLRPLVDSGDGNTADLSRDHALLTSDNGLVTITGGKLTEYRLMAEQAVDLVVRRTGIPAGPCRTADLPLVGAPGHPAATGPAAGDRTSLAAGTARPRAADGYLPASLVARYGQEAGDVVSASLLDRPLESVAGGLDVTRAEFSYAVTHEGALTVDDVLDRRSRVGLVPADRAAAEPAAREALAAAGIAEQ
- a CDS encoding FAD-binding oxidoreductase; the protein is MALSRWGTDAEAKELNDDIRGLLRDVLGVTAESGAHFDPAAVSASPSRLAGSDLAALADIVGAGNVSIDDAQRLPRARGKSTPDLLSWRLRPAVDCPDAVVAPGNDDEVAALLEWCGREGVAVVPFGGGTSVVGGLMPDSGGLRAVLSLDLVRFDQLESIDPESGEAVLGAGLTGPRAEELLAEHGFSLGHFPQSFPYATIGGYAMTRSSGQSSAGYGRFDEMVRGLTVVTPVGVIDAGRAPASAAGPDLRQWLLGSEGAFGVCTRVRVRVHPVPETVRHEAFRFPDFAAGAAALRAVEQQGAGPTVIRLSDESETAINLATATEEIGKTSDDAGSGGCLCLCLFEGTADHAESRHAETRAVLLAHGATSLGAGPAESWEHGRFGAPVLRDSLLDNGALVETLETATDWSNIPALRDAVSQALTTSLEESGTPALVMCHISHVYPTGASLYFTVVAGQRGEDPIEQWYTAKRAASEAIVAAGGTITHHHAVGVDHRPYLADEVGEVGVRMLRAVKNAVDPHGVCNPGTLIP